In the genome of Blastopirellula marina, the window CATCCGTGCCGTCTTGCTTCATGCGGTACTGCCGAACGGCCGAGCCATTGATCCGCAGCGAGATCACCTCGAACGCGTTCTGGGTGTTCTTGGAAGACGTGATCTCGACCGGCGAAAGGCTGGTGAGCTTCAACTCAGTAGTCTTCCGCGTACGCCCCAGGCTCGCCTCTTCCTCCAGCGCAAAGGCCATTCGCTGGTAGATTCCATCGGAAACAAATGAACGGATGTCGCTCAGGTCGCCGCTGTCCAGAGCCTTGTCGAACTCCAGAAATGCGCCGGTCGCCGCGATGCAGAAGTTCTTTAAGTCAAACTTGGGGTCCGCCTCTTGGATCGACTGCAGCGCCAATTCCATCCGGCTGAGGTCCCGTTTCTTATTGCCCAGGCGAATCATCGACGCACTACGCAAGCCTCCCTGAAGATGCTCCGAAAAGATTCCGCCCAGCATGAACAACACGACCACCACGATGGTAATTCCATCAATGGCATCGGCGGCCAGCAGAACTATGCTTTCTGGCAGTAGCGTAGGCATAGGTAACAAGTAGAGGATGAGTTGGTGTTCGCTACCTGCACGACGCCACAATGTTCCGGTCCCCTCTCCACCGTACTCGGGGGAAGAGGGTGAGGGGACATGAGTTGAGCGCGCAGCGTGATTTCGACAAGTTATTCGCCGAGTCTATAGAAATCTTTCAGGAAAATCGACCGCGAACCCTAATTTCGTTCGTCGCGGTGTTCTTTTCCTCGATCTTGCAGATAGCGCCGCAAGTAGAGAGCCCGTTCGATGTTTCGACCGGCCGTGTCCAGTTCGTTGCCACGCAGCTTCTGCAAATGAGCCGGCTGCGTTTCGACGAACAGCTTGTTGATGTCGGAAATCGCCAGGTCGTCGATCAGCCCCAGGTTCACGCCCATTCGCACGCTGGAAAGCAGGTGCATCGTTTCTTCGCTGCTGATCGTTTGGGCCGTACACAGAATGCCGTAGGCTCGGCTGATCTTGTCGTGCAGGTCTTCGCGGTTCTGCGTGATCAGGAAGTCGCGGGCCTTGCGTTCGTACTCGATGATCATTGGCACCACGCCGCTCACCTGGCCGATCAGCTCTTCTTCCGACTTGCCGAGAGTGATCTGATTGCTGATCTGGTAGAAGTCACCCATGGCCTGTGACCCTTCGCCGTACAGACCACGCACGGCCAGGTTGATCTTCTGCAGGCTGCGGAACACCTTCTCGATCTGGTTGGTAATCACCAGGGCCGGCAGGTGCAGCATCACGCTCACTCGCATGCCGGTGCCAACGTTGGTAGGGCAGGCGGTCAAATAGCCGAGCCGTTCGTGAAACGCATAGCTCAGCTTGCTTTCCAGCTGGTCGTCCACTTCGTTGATCTGTTGCCAGGCGCTGTGCAAATCGAGACCACTCTTCATCACTTGAATGCGGAGGTGGTCTTCTTCGTTGATCATCACGCTTAAGCGTTCGTCGTTATCG includes:
- a CDS encoding protein arginine kinase; translated protein: MRGSGPESDIVISSRIRLARNLAEFPFIRRCSPQDRKSIEKMVHDRLQAIPGFNTLYYLRVDELAHVDRQFLTERQLISREHAEAEGARSVAIDNDERLSVMINEEDHLRIQVMKSGLDLHSAWQQINEVDDQLESKLSYAFHERLGYLTACPTNVGTGMRVSVMLHLPALVITNQIEKVFRSLQKINLAVRGLYGEGSQAMGDFYQISNQITLGKSEEELIGQVSGVVPMIIEYERKARDFLITQNREDLHDKISRAYGILCTAQTISSEETMHLLSSVRMGVNLGLIDDLAISDINKLFVETQPAHLQKLRGNELDTAGRNIERALYLRRYLQDRGKEHRDERN